The sequence GCTTTTTGTCAACTTTTCAATCCACCAGGGGTTTGTGAACCTGAGTTTAAGAGAACCCTGGGCTAAGAGAACCAGCACCATGGTGGTAGAAAAGGGGTATTTCACTCCTGTATCTTTGGCACTGAGCTTGtgtctctttttctgtctccGTGTCTCTCTAGGTGGGTCCAGCTGGCTCTCAGTTCGGCATCCTGGCCTGTCTGTTTGTGGAGCTGATTCAGAGCTGGCAGATTCTGGCTCAGCCGTGGAGGGCCTTCACTAAGCTCCTGTGCGTGGTGCTCTTTCTGTTCGCCTTCGGCCTGCTGCCCTGGATCGATAACTTCGCCCACATCTGCGGATTCATCTCAGGCTTCTTCCTCTCCTTCGCCTTCCTCCCATACGTCAGCTTCGGACGTCTGGACATGTACCGCAAGCGCTGCCAGATCATCATCTTCCTGGTGGTGTTTGTGGGCCTGTTTGCAGGACTCGTGGTGCTTTTCTACGTATATCCCATCAAGTGTGATTGGTGCGAGCTGCTCACCTGCATTCCTTTCACCGACAAGTTCTGTGAGAAGTACGACCTAAATGCGCATCTCCATTGAGGGAGAGGCGGGGCTTCGGGGACAGAGGGATTTGATTGGTCGTTGGTCTGCATCTGACAGTCCCCTGCTCTGTCAGTGTTCATCCAGTTGCACTTTGTCTCGCCCCAAATGAAGCCCTTACTGTGAACTTGGACAGCATGGTtgcgttgttgttttttactcaaGTGGAAGTTGGATCTCCAACTCTTGACCATGATTTTAGGACTCTTGAGAATGATGAATGCTTTTTAACGTACCCTAAAGTTTTATGTAGTCTATTGATAAGGGTGTCTGATAATCATATGAAAACAGGGTCACACTTGCCCCAAAACTTTCTTAACACTACAGTCTCAGAGATTCAGTGTCATCCTAGAAGCACTGGAACACCAAAAGGAGAACACGTCTTCAATTTGATTGTAgtactttttatgttttagcaTGTCAGGGGAAGGTTTGTCTTTGTTTAGTCGACCTCAGAATCCAGGGACGAAAAAAACTCAGTACCTTTGGTGCCTTAATAAGTGTACCTACTACTGCCATATTTTCGTGACACATTGAGCACTCAAATGATAttcttttatttgtgtgttaCTTCTAATGGAGTAATGGTTTATTATGAAATGGTAGTGTTTTAGCTACCCAATTTACACATTTGTTACAGAATACAGTTAAAAAACAACCTGCACCGCTGAAGTTTGTCTGGTTTTCTTGTCTACAAGACCTTAAACTACCACTAAACTATGGAAGCCCATTTACACCATTTGCGAGTCGATTGaaaatcgtgagttgagtgaatcgttacatccctatatataaataaataaaaaggtaacttTCTCGTAAGTGAAATGTTACTGTACATCCCACAATTGTGACATTGTTTCTCGTAATTGAAACTTATTTCAGTATCTcaaaattgttaatttatttcCCATAGTCGAGACTTTATCTCATgatgtgacaattttttttcataattgcgACCTAACGTCTCGTAATAAGAGTATATCGTGATGTcaattttctcaattttttttataactctgaagcagaagcagacaAAGGAACTAAATTTAAGATGGTACGAAAGATAATAAATTGTATCCATAAACCCAAAGAAAtgctggtaacactttacaataaggtttagtTTACGTGAAATACAGTAACCATGAGAAATTCTTCTAAAGCGTTAATCAATCTtagttaatttcagcatttactaatacaGGAGTAAAATCAAAAGTTTCAACTGTCAATATTATGGACATGAGCTAACAATGAACTGCAACCAAAGATACggtaaatttttttacaaatgtaacaaattatactgtaaaaaaaactgtaacaaacTGTAACAAAATCTCTCAGAGTTAGTTAATGAATTAGCAAATGTTAACTAACGGGACTTTCTTGTTAAGTGTTACTGCAATGCATAGaaaatacacaatacaaaaatatagctttgttattagattttttttattgataagaTATGCATGATAGAATGACTAATGCCACAGAGAATGTTTATGGGCATTCTAATTAAAGTTTACAtcagttcatacactgtatacaTATTATGTATTTCCCAAACACACTGTCACAAATGCAATAATACATTAGGAAGATTCTAcaacaatatatttaacatttccaAGGGATGGAAAGATTACCGTATTTCTCAAATTTTcaattacatttgtttatttttctgaccttattttttttaatgttttcattttttctaCCAAAAGaatgttattaatgttaaatgttattaaaactgaaagaatataattttttttgactgatcgaatatggtgattttttttgttttttctaaaatCACTTTATTAACTGTTAAAAGCAGCCACTGTGTCTTGACCAGTAAAGTGTGCAGTGTATCTCGTGTAGtacaagagaaagaaaaaaacaacaacaaacaacatccttaGCCTTCATATACCCAAATGTAAGTGCTTCCATCTCTGTAAATGGCACTCATTTACACTCATACGTAAGTCTCTGGTTCTTGCTCAGGTGGTAGTAGGGCTTTAAGTCTGTGATTGCCAAGAGCCGTCCAGAATCTATGCATGGTGTCCTGAATCAGGATCGAATGAGCTAAAGAAACTAACATCCGCTGTTTCGTCGTGCATAAGCCAGGCCTCCAAGCTGATACTCCATCTCTGTGAAGGTCAAAGCCGGCACATTGATGGCAGAGAGACCCTTATTCTTAAAGCCAGCTTTCTGGTAGAAGGGCACCAGGAACTCCTCACAGACCAGCAGGGCTCGGCGGAGACCGGGAAGACAGCGCAGGTACTGCAGATAGCGCCAAAGCAAGATCGAGCCTTTGCCCTGCTGCCGACAGTGACGGTGCACAGACAACACGTGGATGTGTACCGTGGAAGAGTCTGGGACGTGTGTGGTCATGGCCTCCTGGATCAGATGGTCAAAAGAGGGTTAGAACGTGAACTTACTTTGATGTTCTTGATACACATGATAACCGGTTTCTGTAAAGAACCATGTTTCTCACCTGTTCTAGTTTGTCTTTGTCCCAGCCAGATCCGATGATGAAAGCCACCAGCTGGCCCTCTTCAAACCATCCCAACGAAAGCTCAGGACAATGGCCCAGGAAACTAAGCACCTCTTCAAGGGTGAGTGGACATTCACCAGAAACAGAGATGAATGCTGCAGAGGGAAAAATACAGGGATGAGTCAGCCCTGTCATACCAATGCACACAAGAGCTTATCGGAGGATTGTCAGGTTTATCACACTCGGATCAGCACGTTGACCTGAGTCTTCTAGATCTTGGGAAGTTCTTAAAGAGTTAAGAGGGTATGAATAATCAACTCCACCTTAACTCAAAGAAAAGCAATCACAATTATAAAACATGGTGCGAATAATGCCATTTGTTGAATAAACTGATATGTGTGATAGTACAGTATTCTAAGGGCACTAGTTgtaaaataaagacttaaatACCCAATATTTTTTTAGACTAACTTAAaccattttttcttttcaaattgaTATGACATACACTACCTTTCAATCAAAAGTCTGGGATCggaataattttcttattttttaaagaaatctcacccatgctgcatttatttaataatttaaaaaatcatatcatGACTTACtttaaacctattttatttttcatttaaatctttttttgcaaaatgctattacaatttaatgtaagtgttttatatttggatttattttcaaattgtatttatttccataatagcaaagctgaattttcagcatcatttctccagtctttagtatcacatgatccttcagaaatcattctaatatgctgatttgcagcttgagaaacatttcttattattatcggtgtcgaaaacagttgtgctgtataatattttaatgaaaacagaTATAATTTTTCAagcttctttgatgaatggagttcaaaattacagcattcatttcaaatacaaatcttttgtaatattatactgCATTGAATTCATCCTTGCtgtattaaagtattattttcatactttttaaattattttataatatataaaaatactgagCCCAAACTTCTAAAAGGTGGTGTACTTCAGTACATATTGCCAAAACTTtatagaaaatgaaataaaaataaataaggtaaATATTTGCGCTGTCGACCTGTTGCTCACAAATCTGACCTAAACCCAACGATCAGATTTCCCAGAGAAATGCCTTCAGCGAGGGATCAGGTGTGTAAAACCTGCTGTCACACTTATCATCAAACTTTTTATCtaaaaacatttctcacattattgaCACAACCATCAGGTACTTCTGGATCTGTGTTttggtaaatatataaataaaatataatataacccCCAATATAACCCCAGTGTCTGTACAAAACATCTTaccttctctctctatctcaaaCACACTAATGGCATCCTGTGGGGTGAGATTACGAAACTCACTGGCTGGTAATGTGTGTCGTCTCTGCCGTCGAGAACTGGCGACGCTCAGCGGTGTCTTCAGAAAGAAAGGCTTCAGGAAGGGTGAGCTGACGACCTGCGGTGCCATCATCTGACACGCGCACACTTCTGACTGCTGGAGGACAAGGCGGTCTCAAATACTAACGCAGCCTCTTCAGCTCTTAGTTTTCTCTCACCTTGAAGTTTGCAGACActgctgtctttctctctcagagGATTTGTTCAATGACTCTCTACTACTGTCTGATGTGTTTGAATCCTAACACTTCTCTGTCACTGTCACTGTCACCTCTCCTCCTCTTTAACCCTCCCCTCGTCCCTCTCTTTGTCCCGGCCCACCCAGATCTGCCAAAGTGCGCCGTCTTTATAGGGATAGTACTGTGAGCACGTGCCAGGTGAAGCTGCAGCAATTTCCTAAAAGTCTCTGTGCTAATAGCCTACTCACAGCGCAGCTCCTAACGCTCTGTAGTGTTTACGCCAGCCCTGTTAGATCTGTTACGTATTTGGTGTTGCCAAATTCAGCAAGCTACTGCTTAGTAAGAGAATAAGGACACTGAGAACTACGTACCAATATGTCATTTTGAGATTGTCAGCATCGGCTGAAAAATAAGCACACTGGGGCAATTAACAGAATTGGCTTATCACTCATTGGTGTAACATTTCCAAAATCATTGGGTCTTCATCAATTTGTTAATACATCTTGCACATTACACTATCATTCAACTGCATTTAtaattgatcaaaatacagaactAGTATGAATTAATAACTACtctttactgaaataaaattaatctttATTACATAACAAAGTAGCCTATAAGTAAACCATATGTGGTCTATCCAGATGTGTGTTGGGagtgtttttacaatattttatagtatattctCTTGTCAAATAGTGccattttgttgatttattttcagtgttggtTAGTTCTTGTGTAATCCAGCCTTCTGTTTAAACGAGAAACCCAACAAGAAAATTAGATGTATGTGTTTTGTCCTTTATATacccagcttttttttttaaagtactgtACATCACATTGTGTTTCATGAATACTGCTTTAATTACTCTGAAATCTTCACCGGTGTCCATTTTCGTTTAATTTATCAATTTCATTATGCCAAGGATATAATTCACATGTATATTGTCTATTTTGAATACTGCTTGCTTCATTTATTGATTGCATTTATTGGAACATCCCTTGTTTTTGTACAGTCCCATTAATTTAATATAGTTTAGAGATCATTTTACATCTGTATAGAAACCTATTTAGTGTTAAAATTGTTCCTTGCAGAAGAATATATATTGCCATTAGCATATAGTGTAGTCCAGTCAGTGATGGATTGGTAATTATTTGATATCACAGCACGCggcttatatatttatacattttctttacacTCTGCTGTTCATTATTGTCCAGTGATGTCTTCCTTTTCAAATATACAAAGTGAAGGGAGCTTTCAGACAAATGGCATCTGACAAACTAAATATATCTAGTCTACTGACTTACTGTTCAATAACCGGCTGAAGCCTGATGAATCCAGCTCTTTACTCTCAATGAGAGGATGCTCTGGGTTAATGCTGGACCTCAGATGACATTATAAAAGGAGCTACTTCAATAGATAATTTGACCTTTAAACGACCCTTCCGAGTAATTCCAATCATCAGCTGATTAGTGTAGAATCTATATTGGCATCCTTATATTTTACAAGACAgtcttttaaaagtgttttaagtAATCATCATCACTTGATACATACTAACATTTGACCATTTAGATCGATGGTGTTTCACAGAAGTTGAGATTATCT comes from Carassius auratus strain Wakin chromosome 3, ASM336829v1, whole genome shotgun sequence and encodes:
- the LOC113042439 gene encoding serotonin N-acetyltransferase-like isoform X2 — encoded protein: MMAPQVVSSPFLKPFFLKTPLSVASSRRQRRHTLPATFISVSGECPLTLEEVLSFLGHCPELSLGWFEEGQLVAFIIGSGWDKDKLEQEAMTTHVPDSSTVHIHVLSVHRHCRQQGKGSILLWRYLQYLRCLPGLRRALLVCEEFLVPFYQKAGFKNKGLSAINVPALTFTEMEYQLGGLAYARRNSGC
- the LOC113042439 gene encoding serotonin N-acetyltransferase-like isoform X1; its protein translation is MMAPQVVSSPFLKPFFLKTPLSVASSRRQRRHTLPASEFRNLTPQDAISVFEIEREAFISVSGECPLTLEEVLSFLGHCPELSLGWFEEGQLVAFIIGSGWDKDKLEQEAMTTHVPDSSTVHIHVLSVHRHCRQQGKGSILLWRYLQYLRCLPGLRRALLVCEEFLVPFYQKAGFKNKGLSAINVPALTFTEMEYQLGGLAYARRNSGC